A genome region from Sphaerisporangium krabiense includes the following:
- a CDS encoding ABC transporter permease, whose amino-acid sequence MVLAQAGAEVRAVLRNGEQLLLTLIIPILVLVGFSAAPLLEVPGHRVDFVTPGVLALAIMSTAFTGQAIATGFERRYGVLKRLGATPLSRTGLMLAKTLAVVTVEALQVVVIAAVALGLGWRPHAGGALPALALILAGTAAFSGLALLMAGTLRAEATLAAANLVYLVLLGIGGVVLPVTAFPEPLRAVAEALPITALTGGLREVLAHGGGLPIGQLLILLAWAAGTLALASRTFRWE is encoded by the coding sequence ATGGTGCTCGCCCAGGCCGGCGCCGAGGTGCGCGCGGTGCTGCGCAACGGCGAGCAGCTCCTGCTCACGCTGATCATCCCGATCCTGGTGCTGGTGGGCTTCTCCGCCGCGCCGCTGCTGGAGGTCCCGGGACACCGCGTCGACTTCGTCACCCCCGGGGTGCTCGCGCTGGCGATCATGTCGACGGCGTTCACGGGCCAGGCCATCGCCACCGGCTTCGAGCGGCGGTACGGCGTGCTCAAGCGCCTCGGCGCCACACCGCTGTCCCGCACGGGCCTGATGCTCGCCAAGACCCTCGCGGTGGTCACGGTCGAGGCGCTCCAGGTCGTCGTGATCGCCGCCGTCGCCCTGGGCCTCGGCTGGCGCCCGCACGCCGGCGGCGCGCTGCCCGCGCTCGCGCTGATCCTCGCGGGCACGGCCGCGTTCAGCGGGCTCGCGCTGCTGATGGCGGGCACGCTGCGCGCCGAGGCCACGCTCGCGGCGGCCAACCTCGTGTACCTGGTGCTGCTCGGCATCGGCGGCGTGGTGCTGCCGGTGACCGCGTTCCCTGAGCCGCTGCGCGCGGTGGCCGAGGCCCTGCCGATCACGGCGCTGACCGGGGGCCTGCGCGAGGTGCTCGCGCACGGCGGCGGGCTGCCGATCGGGCAGTTGCTGATCCTGCTCGCCTGGGCCGCGGGCACCCTGGCCCTGGCCTCCCGCACCTTCCGCTGGGAGTGA
- a CDS encoding GntR family transcriptional regulator has translation MSEEGRLHLPVMSGRQSLREQVAQALRDALVAAEMRPGVVYSAPVLAAQFGVSATPVREAMLDLAKEGLVEAVRNKGFRVTELSERDLDELTDIRALLEVPTVARLADASRAEEFERLRPVAAEIVAAAEAGDLLTYVNADLRFHVELLSLAGNAHLVEIARDLRYRARLYGLKGMSERGTLVHSAREHLEVLDALVRGDAGAARRVMEHHIRHVRGIWADRPE, from the coding sequence GTGAGCGAGGAGGGCAGGCTGCACCTGCCCGTCATGAGCGGGCGCCAGAGCCTGCGCGAGCAGGTCGCGCAGGCGTTGCGGGACGCCCTGGTGGCCGCCGAGATGCGCCCGGGCGTGGTGTACTCGGCCCCCGTGCTGGCCGCGCAGTTCGGCGTGTCGGCCACGCCGGTGCGCGAGGCGATGCTCGACCTGGCCAAAGAGGGGCTGGTCGAGGCCGTGCGCAACAAGGGGTTCCGGGTCACCGAGCTGTCCGAGCGCGACCTGGACGAGCTCACCGACATCCGCGCGCTGCTGGAGGTCCCCACGGTGGCCCGGCTGGCCGACGCCTCGCGCGCCGAGGAGTTCGAGCGGCTGCGCCCGGTGGCCGCCGAGATCGTCGCGGCCGCCGAGGCCGGTGACCTGCTCACCTACGTCAACGCCGACCTGCGCTTCCACGTCGAGCTGCTGAGCCTCGCGGGCAACGCGCACCTGGTCGAGATCGCCCGCGACCTGCGCTACCGCGCCCGCTTGTACGGTCTGAAGGGCATGTCCGAGCGGGGCACCCTCGTCCATTCCGCGCGCGAGCACCTGGAGGTCCTGGACGCCCTGGTGCGCGGCGACGCCGGCGCGGCCCGGCGGGTGATGGAGCACCACATCCGGCACGTCCGCGGCATCTGGGCCGACCGCCCCGAATAG
- a CDS encoding EamA family transporter, producing the protein MSAPALSSSGVPLPRGRGRPAALARAAAGAVPPSGLVVLAILSVQLGAGIAKNLFAALPPSAVVFLRIAASALILGLVARPRLRGLTRRDLAAGLAFGVTLGVMNLSFYEGLARLPMGICVTIEFLGPLGVAVAASRRRLDLLWVVLAAAGIALLAPWNGDSGLDGLGIAFAALAGACWAAYILLSAAVGKRFPGTTGLSFAMIVAVAVSAPAGVAAGGADLLRPELLLLGAGVGLLSSVIPYSLELEALRRMPKRVFGILMSLEPAAAALVGLLVLGEILGLREWAAIGCVVVASVGATRTS; encoded by the coding sequence ATGTCCGCGCCGGCCCTGTCCTCCTCAGGCGTCCCCTTGCCCCGGGGCCGGGGGCGGCCCGCCGCGCTGGCGCGGGCCGCCGCGGGCGCCGTGCCGCCCTCGGGCCTGGTCGTGCTGGCCATCCTGTCGGTGCAGCTCGGCGCCGGGATCGCCAAGAACCTGTTCGCCGCGCTGCCGCCGAGCGCGGTGGTGTTCCTGCGCATCGCCGCGAGCGCGCTGATCCTCGGCCTGGTGGCCCGGCCCCGGCTGCGGGGGCTGACGCGGCGCGACCTGGCGGCCGGGCTGGCCTTCGGCGTGACGCTCGGCGTCATGAACCTCTCGTTCTACGAGGGGCTGGCCCGGCTGCCGATGGGCATCTGCGTGACGATCGAGTTCCTCGGCCCGCTCGGGGTGGCCGTGGCGGCGTCCCGGCGCCGGCTGGACCTGCTGTGGGTGGTGCTGGCGGCCGCGGGCATCGCGCTGCTGGCCCCGTGGAACGGTGACAGCGGGCTGGACGGGCTCGGCATCGCGTTCGCCGCGCTCGCGGGGGCCTGCTGGGCGGCCTACATCCTGTTGTCGGCCGCGGTGGGCAAGAGGTTCCCCGGGACGACCGGGCTGTCGTTCGCCATGATCGTGGCGGTGGCGGTGAGCGCGCCCGCGGGCGTGGCGGCCGGCGGGGCGGACCTGCTGCGCCCGGAGCTGCTCCTGCTGGGGGCGGGCGTCGGCCTGCTGTCCTCGGTGATCCCCTACAGCCTGGAGCTGGAGGCCCTGCGGCGCATGCCCAAGCGGGTCTTCGGCATCCTGATGAGCCTGGAGCCCGCCGCCGCCGCGCTGGTGGGCCTGCTCGTGCTCGGCGAGATCCTGGGGCTGCGGGAGTGGGCGGCGATCGGCTGCGTGGTCGTCGCCTCGGTGGGCGCCACGCGCACGAGCTGA
- a CDS encoding VOC family protein produces MPARSGYKPGVPCWVDLSCPDTGAAAAFYAELFGWRAAFDPDPEAGGYGRFLRDGKPVAGVGATFAAGVPAVWNTYVATDDAESVADRVKEAGGRVCTGPVQVFDEGTMAVFRDPAGASFMVWQPGRHYGAGLVGEPGSPCWYELDSCDPEGAKAFYPEVFGWERRGSADPAGGEYTEWLQDGRPVAGMPPAGDKLPPDVPSRWLVFFAVADCDAVVARTTGLGGALLRPARDLPLGRCAVLADPQGAVFAALALRTPA; encoded by the coding sequence ATGCCGGCCCGTAGCGGTTACAAGCCCGGCGTGCCCTGCTGGGTGGATCTCTCCTGTCCCGACACCGGCGCCGCCGCGGCGTTCTACGCCGAGCTGTTCGGCTGGCGCGCCGCGTTCGACCCCGACCCCGAGGCCGGCGGCTACGGCCGCTTCCTGCGCGACGGCAAGCCGGTCGCGGGCGTGGGCGCGACCTTCGCCGCGGGCGTCCCCGCGGTCTGGAACACCTACGTCGCCACCGACGACGCCGAGTCGGTCGCCGACCGGGTCAAGGAGGCCGGGGGACGGGTGTGCACCGGCCCGGTGCAGGTGTTCGACGAGGGCACCATGGCGGTCTTCCGCGACCCGGCGGGCGCGTCGTTCATGGTCTGGCAGCCCGGGCGGCACTACGGGGCCGGGCTGGTCGGCGAGCCGGGCTCGCCGTGCTGGTACGAGCTGGACTCCTGCGACCCCGAGGGCGCGAAGGCGTTCTACCCGGAGGTGTTCGGCTGGGAGCGGCGCGGCTCGGCCGACCCGGCGGGCGGGGAGTACACCGAGTGGCTGCAGGACGGCAGGCCGGTCGCGGGCATGCCCCCGGCCGGCGACAAGCTGCCTCCCGACGTGCCGTCCCGCTGGCTGGTCTTCTTCGCGGTCGCCGACTGCGACGCCGTCGTGGCCCGGACGACCGGGCTCGGGGGCGCGCTGCTCCGCCCGGCCCGTGATCTACCGCTCGGCCGCTGTGCCGTCCTGGCCGATCCCCAGGGCGCGGTGTTCGCCGCGCTCGCGCTCAGGACCCCGGCGTAG
- a CDS encoding ABC transporter ATP-binding protein produces MAALEVDALDVHYGGVHALRGMSLTVGDGEIVALLGNNGAGKTTTLSAVSGLVRPSGGRVVFDGADLTRARPEAIVRAGLVHVPEGRRVFSTLSVHENLLIGGYLVRDKAETRRRVERVYGLLPRLAERRGQQGGTLSGGEQQMLAIGRALVSGPRLLLLDEPSMGLAPLVVASVMELVREINDEGVSVLLVEQNAKAALKIAHRGYVIENGACVLGGPAGELRGDPRVVEAYLGGVR; encoded by the coding sequence ATGGCGGCGCTTGAGGTCGACGCGCTCGACGTCCACTACGGCGGCGTGCACGCCCTGCGCGGCATGTCGCTGACCGTCGGGGACGGTGAGATCGTCGCGCTGCTCGGCAACAACGGCGCGGGCAAGACCACCACCCTGTCGGCGGTCTCGGGCCTGGTGCGCCCGAGCGGCGGGCGCGTGGTCTTCGACGGCGCCGATCTCACGCGGGCCAGGCCCGAGGCCATCGTCAGGGCGGGCCTGGTGCACGTCCCCGAGGGCCGCCGCGTCTTCAGCACGCTCAGCGTGCACGAGAACCTCCTGATCGGCGGGTACCTCGTCCGGGACAAGGCCGAGACGCGCCGCCGCGTCGAGCGGGTCTACGGCCTGCTGCCGCGCCTGGCCGAACGCCGCGGCCAGCAGGGCGGCACGCTGTCGGGCGGCGAGCAGCAGATGCTCGCCATCGGCCGCGCCCTGGTCTCCGGCCCTCGGCTGCTCCTGCTGGACGAGCCGTCCATGGGCCTCGCGCCGCTCGTCGTCGCCTCGGTCATGGAGCTGGTCCGCGAGATCAACGACGAAGGGGTCTCGGTGCTGCTGGTGGAGCAGAACGCCAAGGCCGCGCTGAAGATCGCCCACCGCGGGTACGTCATCGAGAACGGGGCCTGCGTGCTCGGCGGCCCGGCCGGGGAGCTGCGCGGCGACCCCCGGGTCGTCGAGGCCTACCTGGGAGGGGTCCGATGA
- a CDS encoding helix-turn-helix transcriptional regulator → MTNAEKGAERGTRARVARLILEHGPVDAAALGERLGLTPAAVRRHLDALVAEGMIEPRTARPRGQRGRGRPAKLFIITDAGRSAFEHAYDGLAGSALRFLAEHMGEDAVARFARSQVSGLVRRLEPQMREVPAEQRVRVLAEALTADGYAASASTAKSGGEQLCQHHCPVAHVAAEFPQLCEAETEAFGHLLGTPVQRLATIAHGDGVCTTHVSPRVLASQRTPRRDDADGADDADPDDGNSRNAIEKNKETGR, encoded by the coding sequence ATGACGAACGCCGAGAAGGGCGCCGAGCGTGGTACACGCGCGCGCGTCGCTCGGCTCATCCTGGAGCACGGCCCGGTCGACGCCGCCGCCCTGGGCGAGCGGCTCGGGCTGACGCCCGCGGCGGTCCGGCGTCATCTGGACGCGCTGGTCGCCGAGGGAATGATAGAGCCACGCACGGCGCGCCCACGCGGGCAGCGCGGGCGCGGCAGGCCGGCGAAGCTGTTCATCATCACCGACGCCGGCCGCAGCGCCTTCGAACACGCCTACGACGGCCTGGCGGGCAGCGCGCTGCGCTTCCTCGCCGAGCACATGGGCGAGGACGCCGTGGCGAGGTTCGCCAGGTCGCAGGTCAGCGGCCTGGTCCGGCGTCTGGAGCCCCAGATGCGCGAGGTACCCGCCGAGCAGCGGGTGCGCGTGCTCGCCGAGGCCCTGACCGCCGACGGCTACGCCGCCTCGGCCAGCACGGCCAAGTCCGGCGGTGAGCAACTGTGCCAGCACCACTGCCCGGTCGCCCACGTGGCGGCGGAGTTCCCGCAGTTGTGCGAGGCCGAGACCGAGGCCTTCGGGCACCTGCTCGGCACGCCGGTGCAACGCCTGGCGACGATCGCCCACGGCGACGGGGTGTGCACGACCCACGTGAGCCCGAGGGTCCTGGCGTCGCAGCGTACGCCGCGGCGTGACGACGCGGACGGCGCCGACGACGCGGACCCCGATGACGGTAACTCGCGCAACGCGATCGAGAAGAACAAGGAGACCGGAAGGTGA
- a CDS encoding ornithine cyclodeaminase family protein has product MTAPAVIGAEHVRALVPMEAAVTALADALRGGLDPGADPPRPVVEVPAGQLLLMPAAHGRHAGVKIAGVAPANPARGLPRIQGAYLLLDGATLATLAVIDGPALTALRTPAVSALAVRRLARPDARTLTVFGAGPQAWGHVEALRAVRPVERVTVVGRDRGRAEALAARCAAAGLHAAAVPAARRAEVERAVASADLIACCTSAREPLFPGALVAGGATVVAVGSHEPEAREVDGALVARATVVVETRAVALAEAGDVILPLREGVIGADHLVADLRELERGTLTPGPGPRLFKSVGMAWEDLVVAAAVHDAWRSGSGGDAKMASGPERSGP; this is encoded by the coding sequence ATGACGGCCCCCGCCGTCATCGGAGCGGAACACGTGCGCGCCCTGGTGCCGATGGAGGCGGCCGTGACGGCGCTGGCGGACGCCCTGCGCGGCGGCCTGGACCCCGGCGCCGACCCGCCCCGCCCGGTCGTGGAGGTGCCCGCCGGGCAGCTCCTGCTCATGCCCGCCGCCCACGGCCGCCACGCGGGCGTCAAGATCGCCGGGGTCGCCCCGGCCAACCCCGCGCGCGGGCTGCCCCGCATCCAGGGCGCCTACCTGCTGCTGGACGGCGCCACGCTGGCCACGCTCGCCGTGATCGACGGGCCCGCGCTCACGGCGCTGCGCACCCCCGCCGTCTCCGCCCTGGCCGTGCGCCGCCTGGCCCGCCCGGACGCCCGCACGCTCACCGTCTTCGGCGCCGGGCCGCAGGCGTGGGGACACGTCGAGGCGCTGCGCGCGGTGCGCCCGGTGGAACGCGTCACCGTCGTGGGCCGCGACCGGGGCCGCGCCGAGGCCCTGGCGGCCCGCTGCGCCGCCGCCGGACTGCACGCCGCGGCCGTCCCCGCCGCCCGCCGCGCGGAGGTGGAGCGCGCCGTGGCCTCGGCGGACCTGATCGCCTGCTGCACGAGCGCCAGAGAGCCGCTGTTCCCCGGCGCGCTGGTCGCCGGCGGCGCCACCGTCGTCGCCGTCGGCTCCCACGAGCCGGAGGCGCGTGAGGTGGACGGCGCGCTGGTCGCCCGCGCCACCGTCGTGGTGGAGACGCGGGCCGTCGCGCTGGCCGAGGCGGGCGATGTGATCCTGCCCCTCCGCGAGGGGGTGATCGGCGCGGATCACCTGGTCGCGGACCTGCGTGAGCTGGAACGCGGCACCCTCACGCCAGGACCGGGCCCCCGGCTGTTCAAGAGTGTCGGGATGGCCTGGGAGGATCTGGTGGTGGCCGCCGCGGTGCACGACGCGTGGCGGAGCGGATCTGGAGGGGATGCGAAGATGGCGAGCGGGCCTGAGCGGAGCGGGCCGTGA
- a CDS encoding beta-class carbonic anhydrase, with protein MSVTDDLLANAQRYAEHFDKGHLPLPPAKGVAVLACMDARLNVYGLLGLSEGDAHVIRNAGGVVTADERRSLAISQRLLGTREIILIHHTDCGMLTFTDDGFKHTIEAEVGIKPDWPAEAFADLDEDVVQSINRIRADPFIPNKDSVRGFVYEVETGRLREVKA; from the coding sequence ATGAGTGTCACCGACGATCTCCTCGCCAACGCCCAGCGCTACGCGGAGCACTTCGACAAGGGGCACCTCCCGCTGCCGCCCGCCAAGGGCGTCGCCGTGCTCGCCTGCATGGACGCCCGGCTCAACGTCTACGGCCTGCTCGGCCTGTCCGAGGGCGACGCCCACGTGATCCGCAACGCCGGGGGAGTGGTCACCGCCGACGAGCGCCGCAGCCTCGCCATCAGCCAGCGCCTGCTCGGCACCCGCGAGATCATCCTCATCCACCACACCGACTGCGGCATGCTGACGTTCACCGACGACGGCTTCAAGCACACCATCGAGGCCGAGGTCGGCATCAAGCCCGACTGGCCCGCCGAGGCGTTCGCCGACCTCGACGAGGACGTCGTGCAGTCCATCAACCGGATCAGGGCCGACCCGTTCATCCCCAACAAGGATTCGGTGCGCGGCTTCGTGTACGAGGTCGAGACCGGGCGCCTGCGCGAGGTCAAGGCCTGA
- a CDS encoding ABC transporter ATP-binding protein — translation MTLLEVQDLRLSFGGLLAIDGLTFSVGRAEIVSVIGPNGAGKTSAFNCVTGFYRPTAGRITLDGRDVTGLRPSKIARLGVARTFQNLRLFGEMSVLDNVRAGAHLWLRQSVADALLHTPRYRRTERECTEQAHHWLDFVGLRGDRFGRARALPYGEQRRVEIARALARRPELLLLDEPAAGLNHGEKAEMLDLIRRIRGLGVATVLIEHDMGLVMEVSERVVVLNFGREIADGRPEDVRRDPAVIEAYLGKDDEDDEDDGPDAGDVPRDRDEHREARDGGA, via the coding sequence ATGACCCTGCTCGAGGTACAGGACCTGCGGCTGTCCTTCGGCGGCCTGCTCGCCATCGACGGCCTGACCTTCTCGGTGGGACGCGCCGAGATCGTCTCGGTCATCGGGCCGAACGGCGCGGGCAAGACCTCGGCGTTCAACTGCGTCACCGGCTTCTACCGGCCCACCGCCGGGCGGATCACCCTGGACGGCAGGGACGTCACCGGCCTGCGCCCCTCCAAGATCGCACGGCTCGGCGTGGCCCGCACGTTCCAGAACCTGCGCCTGTTCGGCGAGATGTCGGTGCTGGACAACGTCCGCGCCGGCGCCCACCTGTGGCTGCGGCAGAGCGTCGCCGACGCCCTGCTGCACACCCCGCGCTACCGGCGCACCGAACGCGAGTGCACCGAGCAGGCCCACCACTGGCTGGACTTCGTCGGCCTGCGCGGCGACCGGTTCGGCCGGGCCCGCGCCCTGCCGTACGGCGAGCAGCGGCGGGTGGAGATCGCCCGCGCCCTGGCCCGCAGGCCGGAGCTGCTGCTGCTCGACGAGCCCGCGGCCGGGCTGAACCACGGCGAGAAGGCCGAGATGCTCGACCTGATCCGCAGGATCCGCGGCCTCGGCGTCGCGACCGTGCTCATCGAGCACGACATGGGGCTGGTCATGGAGGTGTCCGAACGCGTGGTCGTGCTCAACTTCGGCCGCGAGATCGCCGACGGCCGCCCCGAGGACGTCCGCCGCGACCCCGCCGTCATCGAGGCGTACCTGGGCAAGGACGACGAGGACGACGAGGACGACGGCCCGGACGCCGGGGACGTGCCGCGGGACCGCGACGAGCACCGGGAGGCACGCGATGGCGGCGCTTGA
- a CDS encoding ABC transporter ATP-binding protein, translating to MDSPAVALTGLVKRYGRTVAVDGLTLSAGRGAVTAILGPNGAGKTSTVEICEGFRKADGGTVRVLGLDPARDAAALKPRVGVMPQSGGVPPAMRAGEWLRLVARFHAHPLDPGALLERLGLAEHARTPYRRLSGGQQQRLSLAAAIIGRPELVFLDEPTAGLDPQARHACWDVVGELRARGVSTVLTTHHMDEAERLADKVVIIDRGTVVAEGSPRALTGAERQLRFRARPGLDLDELLKALPTGSAAKESPSGHYVIEGHVGPELLGTVTAWCAAEGVTADDLSVERRTLEDVFLELTGRELR from the coding sequence ATGGACTCCCCAGCCGTCGCGCTCACCGGCCTGGTCAAGCGGTACGGCCGCACCGTGGCCGTGGACGGCCTGACGCTGAGCGCCGGGCGCGGCGCGGTGACCGCGATCCTCGGCCCGAACGGCGCCGGCAAGACCTCCACGGTCGAGATCTGCGAGGGGTTCCGCAAGGCCGACGGCGGCACCGTGCGCGTGCTCGGCCTCGACCCGGCGCGGGACGCCGCCGCGCTCAAGCCCCGCGTCGGCGTCATGCCGCAGTCCGGCGGCGTGCCCCCGGCCATGCGCGCCGGGGAGTGGCTGCGGCTGGTGGCCCGCTTCCACGCCCACCCGCTCGACCCCGGCGCGCTGCTGGAGCGCCTCGGTCTCGCCGAGCACGCCCGCACCCCGTACCGCCGCCTGTCGGGCGGCCAGCAGCAGCGCCTCTCGCTCGCCGCGGCCATCATCGGCCGTCCCGAGCTGGTCTTCCTGGACGAGCCGACCGCCGGGCTCGACCCGCAGGCCCGGCACGCCTGCTGGGACGTGGTCGGCGAGCTGCGCGCCCGCGGGGTCTCCACGGTGCTGACCACCCACCACATGGACGAGGCGGAGCGGCTCGCCGACAAGGTCGTCATCATCGACCGGGGCACGGTGGTGGCCGAGGGCAGCCCGCGCGCGCTCACCGGCGCCGAGCGGCAGCTCCGGTTCCGCGCCCGGCCGGGGCTCGACCTGGACGAGCTGCTCAAGGCGCTGCCCACGGGCAGCGCCGCCAAGGAGTCGCCGAGCGGCCACTACGTGATCGAGGGGCACGTCGGGCCCGAGCTGCTCGGCACGGTCACCGCCTGGTGCGCCGCCGAGGGCGTCACCGCCGACGACCTCAGCGTCGAACGCCGCACGCTGGAGGACGTCTTCCTCGAACTGACGGGAAGGGAGCTGCGGTGA
- the sufB gene encoding Fe-S cluster assembly protein SufB, giving the protein MTVTDRPELEGLGNYKFGWADPDVAGATARRGLSEEVVRNISALKGEPEWMLDLRLKGLRLFGKKPLPTWGSDLTGIDFDNIKYFVRSTEKQAASWEELPADIKNTYDKLGIPEAEKQRLIAGVAAQYESEVVYHKIREDLEEKGVVFLDTDTGLKEHPELFKEYFGSVIPVGDNKFASLNTAVWSGGSFIYVPPNVNVEIPLQAYFRINTENMGQFERTLIIVDEGSYVHYVEGCTAPIYSSDSLHSAVVEIIVKKNARCRYTTIQNWSNNVYNLVTKRAVAYEGATMEWIDGNIGSKVTMKYPAVYLMGEHAKGETLSVAFAGEGQHQDAGAKMVHLAPKTSSTIISKSVARGGGRTSYRGLVQIEEGAAGSASTVKCDALLIDQISRSDTYPYVDVREDDVSMGHEATVSKVSDDQLFYLMSRGLTEDEAMAMIVRGFVEPIARELPMEYALELNRLIELQMEGAVG; this is encoded by the coding sequence GTGACTGTCACCGACCGCCCGGAGCTTGAAGGCCTCGGGAACTATAAGTTCGGCTGGGCCGATCCCGACGTGGCCGGCGCGACCGCGCGCCGGGGCCTGTCCGAGGAGGTCGTGCGGAACATCTCCGCGCTGAAGGGCGAGCCGGAGTGGATGCTCGACCTGCGCCTGAAGGGCCTCCGCCTGTTCGGCAAGAAGCCCCTGCCCACCTGGGGCTCCGACCTCACGGGCATCGACTTCGACAACATCAAGTACTTCGTCCGCTCCACCGAGAAGCAGGCCGCCTCCTGGGAGGAACTGCCCGCGGACATCAAGAACACCTACGACAAGCTCGGCATCCCCGAGGCGGAGAAGCAGCGCCTGATCGCCGGCGTCGCGGCCCAGTACGAGTCCGAGGTGGTCTACCACAAGATCCGTGAGGACCTCGAGGAGAAGGGCGTCGTCTTCCTCGACACCGACACCGGCCTCAAGGAGCACCCCGAGCTCTTCAAGGAGTACTTCGGGTCGGTCATCCCCGTGGGCGACAACAAGTTCGCCTCGCTGAACACGGCGGTGTGGTCGGGCGGCTCGTTCATCTACGTGCCGCCGAACGTCAACGTCGAGATCCCGCTCCAGGCCTACTTCCGGATCAACACCGAGAACATGGGCCAGTTCGAGCGCACGCTGATCATCGTCGACGAGGGCTCCTACGTCCACTACGTCGAGGGCTGCACCGCGCCGATCTACTCCTCCGACTCGCTGCACAGCGCGGTCGTCGAGATCATCGTGAAGAAGAACGCCCGCTGCCGGTACACGACCATCCAGAACTGGTCGAACAACGTCTACAACCTGGTCACCAAGCGCGCCGTCGCCTACGAGGGCGCCACCATGGAGTGGATCGACGGCAACATCGGCTCCAAGGTCACGATGAAGTACCCGGCGGTCTACCTCATGGGCGAGCACGCCAAGGGCGAGACCCTGAGCGTCGCCTTCGCCGGCGAGGGCCAGCACCAGGACGCGGGCGCCAAGATGGTGCACCTCGCGCCGAAGACCTCCTCCACGATCATCTCCAAGTCGGTCGCGCGGGGCGGCGGGCGCACGTCCTACCGCGGCCTGGTCCAGATCGAGGAGGGCGCGGCGGGGTCGGCCTCGACCGTCAAGTGCGACGCGCTGCTCATCGACCAGATCAGCCGCTCGGACACCTACCCCTACGTCGACGTCCGCGAGGACGACGTCTCCATGGGCCACGAGGCCACGGTCTCCAAGGTCTCCGACGACCAGCTCTTCTACCTGATGAGCCGCGGCCTGACCGAGGACGAGGCCATGGCGATGATCGTCCGCGGCTTCGTCGAGCCGATCGCACGCGAGCTCCCGATGGAGTACGCCCTGGAGCTCAACCGCCTGATCGAGCTGCAGATGGAAGGGGCGGTGGGCTGA
- a CDS encoding proline racemase family protein: MSAAPPEVRTVDYHTGGEPFRIVTAGVPEIPGVTVLDRRAAAAAPEVDRVRRLLCHEPRGHADMYGCFLVPPDDAGAHLGVLFWHKDGYSTACGHGTIALGVHAVETGLVAGDPDGDTDVVVDVPSGRVTARVRSAGGVIASVTFRNVPSHVVARNVPVTVAHRGAAVEAAVDVAYGGAIYASVPAAAFGLAVEPRHLTELIALGRAVKAALAGHPAARHPSDDRLSGIYGVIFHEDVAPGHQRNVTVFADGEVDRSPCGSGTAARLALLHADGFTGELTHESIVGSVFTGRVAEARGDAVIPEITGMAYRTGAHAFTLDPRDPLGAGFTLR; encoded by the coding sequence ATGAGCGCCGCGCCGCCGGAGGTCCGCACCGTCGACTACCACACCGGCGGCGAGCCGTTCCGGATCGTCACGGCGGGCGTGCCCGAGATCCCCGGGGTCACGGTCCTGGACCGCAGGGCCGCCGCCGCGGCGCCGGAGGTCGACCGGGTGCGCCGGCTGCTGTGCCACGAGCCGCGCGGCCACGCCGACATGTACGGCTGCTTCCTGGTGCCCCCGGACGACGCGGGCGCGCACCTCGGCGTGCTGTTCTGGCACAAGGACGGCTACTCCACCGCCTGCGGCCACGGCACGATCGCCCTCGGCGTCCACGCCGTGGAGACCGGCCTGGTGGCGGGCGACCCGGACGGCGACACCGACGTCGTCGTGGACGTGCCCTCCGGCCGGGTCACGGCCCGGGTGCGCAGCGCGGGCGGCGTCATCGCGTCGGTGACGTTCAGGAACGTGCCCTCCCATGTCGTGGCGAGGAACGTGCCGGTCACCGTCGCGCACCGCGGCGCCGCCGTCGAGGCCGCGGTGGACGTCGCCTACGGCGGCGCGATCTACGCCTCGGTGCCCGCGGCCGCGTTCGGGCTGGCCGTCGAGCCCCGGCACCTCACCGAGCTGATCGCGCTCGGCCGCGCGGTCAAGGCCGCGCTGGCCGGCCACCCGGCCGCCCGGCACCCCTCCGACGACCGGCTGTCGGGCATCTACGGCGTCATCTTCCACGAGGACGTCGCCCCCGGTCACCAGCGCAACGTCACGGTGTTCGCCGACGGCGAGGTGGACCGCTCGCCGTGCGGGTCCGGCACCGCCGCCCGGCTGGCCCTGCTCCACGCCGACGGCTTCACCGGCGAACTCACCCACGAGAGCATCGTCGGCAGCGTCTTCACCGGGCGGGTCGCCGAGGCGCGCGGCGACGCCGTGATCCCCGAGATCACCGGCATGGCCTACCGCACCGGCGCCCACGCCTTCACCCTGGACCCCCGCGACCCCCTCGGCGCCGGGTTCACGCTCCGATGA